A single Pseudanabaenaceae cyanobacterium SKYG29 DNA region contains:
- a CDS encoding GxxExxY protein: MDSTEIAAWRDLIQELANEVYSHLGAGFDEAIYQSALAYEMRKRQVSFQREINIEIVYKGVALGLDRPDFVIRPCKLGEIVLSTPIVLELKTVDSLSENHRNQVKAYLVSMKHSADPQLQSCKVGFLINFPKKEGKTPVLEVVPAASD, encoded by the coding sequence GTGGATAGTACAGAAATAGCTGCTTGGCGAGACCTAATACAGGAACTGGCAAATGAGGTTTACAGTCATCTAGGAGCAGGTTTTGATGAAGCTATTTACCAGAGCGCTCTGGCGTACGAAATGAGAAAAAGACAGGTGAGTTTTCAAAGAGAGATTAATATCGAAATTGTTTACAAGGGGGTAGCCCTTGGTTTAGACCGACCTGATTTCGTCATCAGACCCTGTAAGTTAGGGGAAATAGTTTTATCTACTCCCATCGTACTAGAGTTAAAGACGGTGGACTCTTTATCTGAGAACCACAGAAACCAGGTCAAAGCCTATCTTGTTTCTATGAAGCACTCTGCCGACCCCCAACTGCAATCCTGCAAAGTTGGCTTTCTAATAAACTTTCCCAAGAAAGAGGGCAAAACACCCGTCTTGGAAGTAGTTCCTGCTGCGAGTGATTAG
- the pyk gene encoding pyruvate kinase: MTKLKQFRRAKIVATLGPATSSPDMIRKLIEAGATTLRLNFSHGTHADHHRNICNIRQISTELNQPVGILQDLQGPKIRLGKFANGSVQLRRGDRLILTSRPQECTQEICYVSYDKLAEDVPEGATILLDDGKVELLVEAVNRAEDALECRVVIPGVLSNSKGVNFPNVHLSVKAMTEKDKEDLKFGLSEGVDWVALSFVCYREDILELKELIAQSGRNVGVIAKIEKHEAVANMEEILSVCDGVMVARGDLGVEIPAEDVPIVQKKLIQTANRLGIPVITATQMLDSMVNNPRPTRAEISDVANAILDGTDAVMLSNETAVGKYPIEAVETMARIAMRIEQEYKYTRNFAPSRSIPNAISQAVGTIAEQLNASAIITLTKTGATARNVSKFRHSTPILAVTSSVGVARQLQLVWGVQPLTLLDLPSAKQNFEAAINLAQEHNLVAPGDIVVMTAGTVQGVAGSTDLIKVECVSAEVGKGLAIGQGLVTGRARVAKHFLDVKDFHAGEILVVEQTNADFVEIMRKAAAVVTEEDRLDSHAVIIGRKLNIPLLIGVKEATKQIRDGDPLTVNFDRGIVYAGLRSD, encoded by the coding sequence ATGACTAAGCTGAAGCAATTTCGTCGCGCTAAAATTGTTGCCACCCTTGGTCCTGCCACTAGCAGCCCCGACATGATCCGTAAGTTGATTGAAGCGGGAGCTACTACCTTACGCCTGAACTTTTCCCACGGCACCCACGCTGACCACCACCGCAATATCTGCAATATTCGCCAAATCTCTACCGAGTTGAACCAGCCAGTGGGTATTCTCCAAGACCTGCAGGGGCCAAAAATCCGCTTGGGTAAATTTGCCAATGGGTCAGTACAGTTGCGTCGCGGCGATCGCTTGATTCTCACTAGCCGCCCCCAGGAATGTACCCAGGAAATTTGTTACGTATCCTATGACAAGTTGGCAGAGGACGTACCAGAGGGAGCCACTATCTTACTGGATGATGGCAAGGTGGAGCTGCTGGTAGAAGCAGTAAATCGGGCTGAGGATGCCCTGGAGTGCCGCGTAGTCATTCCTGGGGTTTTATCGAACAGCAAAGGTGTGAATTTCCCCAATGTGCATCTGTCCGTTAAAGCCATGACGGAAAAGGATAAAGAAGACCTCAAATTCGGACTGTCCGAGGGGGTAGACTGGGTGGCTTTAAGTTTTGTCTGCTATCGGGAAGATATTTTAGAGTTAAAGGAATTGATTGCTCAGTCAGGCAGAAATGTAGGGGTAATTGCCAAAATTGAAAAGCACGAGGCAGTTGCCAACATGGAGGAAATTTTGTCAGTCTGCGATGGGGTAATGGTAGCCAGGGGGGACTTGGGGGTAGAAATCCCTGCTGAAGATGTACCGATCGTGCAGAAAAAACTCATTCAAACTGCCAACCGCTTGGGTATTCCCGTCATTACTGCTACCCAGATGTTAGACAGCATGGTTAACAATCCCCGACCAACCCGTGCAGAAATTTCTGATGTAGCAAATGCAATTTTAGATGGTACGGATGCCGTCATGCTCTCTAACGAAACAGCGGTAGGCAAGTATCCGATCGAAGCAGTAGAAACGATGGCAAGAATTGCTATGCGCATTGAACAGGAATACAAATACACTAGAAATTTTGCTCCTAGCCGCTCTATTCCCAATGCTATTAGTCAAGCGGTGGGGACAATTGCCGAACAACTCAATGCCAGTGCCATTATCACCTTGACTAAGACGGGAGCCACTGCCCGCAATGTGTCAAAATTTCGTCATTCTACGCCTATTTTAGCGGTGACTTCTTCTGTGGGCGTAGCCCGTCAGTTACAGTTAGTGTGGGGGGTGCAGCCTTTGACTCTATTGGATTTACCCTCAGCAAAACAGAATTTTGAAGCAGCTATCAATCTGGCCCAAGAACACAATCTAGTTGCACCAGGAGACATTGTGGTGATGACAGCAGGTACAGTACAAGGCGTAGCCGGTTCTACGGATTTGATCAAGGTGGAATGTGTGTCAGCAGAGGTGGGCAAAGGATTGGCAATCGGGCAAGGTTTAGTCACAGGTAGAGCCAGAGTCGCTAAGCATTTCTTGGATGTGAAGGATTTTCATGCGGGCGAAATTTTGGTTGTAGAACAGACGAATGCGGATTTTGTGGAGATTATGCGCAAAGCTGCTGCGGTGGTGACCGAAGAGGACCGTCTCGATTCCCATGCTGTCATAATTGGCAGGAAGTTAAATATTCCTCTGTTAATTGGCGTGAAAGAAGCAACCAAGCAAATCCGTGATGGTGACCCCCTCACTGTCAATTTCGATCGGGGTATTGTCTATGCGGGGTTACGATCGGACTAA
- the msrA gene encoding peptide-methionine (S)-S-oxide reductase MsrA: protein MGLFGFGKKLTMPSPQEALPGRPNPIPVTDFHYVNGNRIKPPFPPQMEQAMFGMGCFWGAERKFWQLAGVYVTAVGYAGGYTPNPLYEEVCTGLTGHNEVVLVVFDPQKIAYGQLLKVFWENHNPTQGMRQGNDVGTQYRSGIYYYSEAQRELAEKTKDAYQAVLTQAGYGKITTEILPAPEFYYAETYHQQYLAKHPNGYCGLGGCGVGLPEEAVVVS, encoded by the coding sequence ATGGGCTTGTTTGGCTTTGGTAAAAAATTAACTATGCCTTCTCCCCAGGAGGCGCTACCTGGTAGACCAAACCCAATTCCCGTTACTGATTTTCATTATGTCAATGGCAATCGCATCAAGCCCCCCTTCCCCCCCCAGATGGAGCAAGCTATGTTCGGTATGGGTTGTTTCTGGGGTGCAGAACGCAAGTTTTGGCAGTTGGCTGGTGTCTATGTGACGGCGGTTGGCTACGCAGGGGGTTATACCCCTAATCCTCTCTATGAGGAAGTCTGCACGGGTTTGACTGGTCACAATGAAGTTGTGTTAGTGGTGTTTGACCCGCAAAAGATTGCCTATGGGCAGTTGCTGAAAGTATTCTGGGAAAATCATAACCCCACCCAGGGTATGCGCCAAGGAAATGACGTGGGCACGCAATATCGATCGGGTATCTACTACTATTCGGAGGCGCAGCGAGAACTAGCAGAAAAAACAAAAGATGCCTATCAAGCAGTTCTCACCCAGGCTGGTTACGGGAAAATTACGACGGAGATTCTGCCTGCACCTGAGTTTTACTACGCCGAAACCTACCATCAGCAATATCTTGCCAAGCATCCCAATGGCTACTGTGGGTTAGGGGGGTGTGGTGTTGGTTTGCCAGAGGAGGCTGTAGTGGTCTCCTAG
- a CDS encoding 15,16-dihydrobiliverdin:ferredoxin oxidoreductase, producing MYQPFLAFLESSLFSRFQLRQRPIPPGLEEKRSERGRHPATIKSWCYTCDQLRKIRYTYIDAGASAQIFNSVIYPDYRYDLPLLGIDFLSFGQVKNLVVMDFQPLFQTPEYLEKYISPLKTLHDRYPDLCQNLEMKFYDANQYFSKYLLFAKTDRETVQSRVFQAFQDYLALYWELVERAEPVPNPAVVMQAQRDYDQYSADRDPASGLFSSYFGHEWAERFLYEFLFEDARALSVSR from the coding sequence ATGTACCAGCCCTTTTTAGCTTTTTTAGAATCCTCTCTGTTTAGTCGATTCCAGTTACGCCAACGTCCTATTCCCCCTGGGTTGGAGGAAAAAAGGAGCGAGCGGGGTCGCCACCCGGCTACGATTAAAAGCTGGTGCTACACGTGTGACCAGTTGCGCAAAATTCGCTATACCTATATTGATGCGGGGGCAAGCGCCCAAATTTTTAACAGTGTCATCTATCCTGATTATCGCTACGACCTCCCTCTTTTAGGAATTGATTTCCTCTCCTTTGGGCAGGTAAAAAACTTAGTGGTGATGGATTTTCAACCCCTTTTTCAAACCCCCGAATACCTGGAAAAATATATCTCTCCCCTCAAAACCCTCCACGATCGCTATCCCGACCTGTGCCAAAATTTAGAGATGAAGTTCTACGATGCCAATCAGTACTTTTCTAAGTACTTGTTGTTTGCCAAAACCGATCGGGAAACGGTGCAGAGCAGAGTGTTTCAAGCATTCCAGGACTACTTAGCTCTCTACTGGGAATTAGTTGAGCGGGCAGAACCAGTCCCCAACCCCGCCGTTGTGATGCAAGCCCAGAGAGATTACGACCAATACAGCGCCGATCGGGACCCTGCCTCTGGGCTATTTAGTAGTTATTTTGGGCACGAGTGGGCAGAAAGGTTCCTCTACGAATTTTTGTTCGAAGATGCCAGAGCCTTATCTGTCTCCCGCTGA
- the tsaD gene encoding tRNA (adenosine(37)-N6)-threonylcarbamoyltransferase complex transferase subunit TsaD — protein sequence MAVILGIETSCDETAVAVVSDRVCLSNVVASQIDIHREFGGVVPELASRRHLELINPVLDQALAQSGLPWSAIDAIAVTVAPGLIGALMVGVTCAKTLALIYRKPLIGIHHLEGHICSCFLEEPNLEPPFLCLMVSGGHSSLIVVQNYSNYQIVGRTRDDAAGEAFDKVARLLNLGYPGGPIIDRVAQTGNPHAYTLPQGKISDAPYDFSFSGLKTAVLRLVEKLPAPLPIPNIAASFQLTVAETLVSRTLACALEYGMKTIVAVGGVAANSLLRQRLISQGQQHQIKVIFPPLRYCTDNAAMIACAGGIRLRQGCLSPLTIEARSRLSLEECEQLYYNGAEEVLEA from the coding sequence ATGGCAGTCATATTGGGTATAGAAACCAGTTGTGACGAAACCGCTGTAGCTGTGGTTAGCGATCGGGTTTGCCTTAGCAATGTAGTAGCATCCCAGATTGACATCCACCGCGAGTTTGGGGGAGTGGTGCCGGAGTTAGCTTCTCGCCGTCACCTAGAGTTAATCAACCCCGTTTTGGACCAAGCCCTGGCACAAAGTGGGTTGCCGTGGTCAGCCATTGATGCTATTGCTGTTACCGTTGCGCCGGGGTTAATTGGCGCTCTTATGGTGGGGGTAACTTGCGCCAAGACTCTGGCTCTGATCTATAGAAAACCCCTAATTGGTATTCATCACCTGGAAGGGCACATTTGTTCCTGTTTTTTGGAGGAACCAAATTTAGAACCACCGTTTTTATGTTTGATGGTTTCGGGCGGACACAGCAGCTTGATTGTAGTGCAAAACTATAGCAACTACCAAATTGTGGGCAGAACTAGGGATGATGCGGCAGGGGAAGCCTTTGACAAGGTAGCACGACTGCTCAACCTCGGTTACCCCGGTGGACCAATTATCGATCGTGTAGCCCAAACAGGTAATCCCCATGCCTACACTCTACCCCAGGGCAAAATTAGTGATGCTCCCTACGATTTTAGTTTCAGCGGACTAAAAACAGCTGTCCTGCGTCTAGTGGAAAAACTGCCTGCTCCTCTGCCCATTCCTAACATTGCTGCTAGTTTTCAACTCACAGTGGCTGAAACCCTGGTTTCCCGCACCCTTGCCTGTGCCCTGGAATACGGTATGAAAACAATTGTAGCAGTGGGGGGAGTAGCTGCTAACAGTCTCCTACGCCAGCGTTTGATCAGCCAGGGGCAACAACACCAGATTAAGGTAATATTCCCTCCCCTTCGCTATTGCACTGATAATGCCGCTATGATTGCCTGTGCTGGTGGTATAAGATTGCGCCAAGGATGCCTTTCCCCACTGACGATCGAGGCACGTTCTCGCCTTAGTTTAGAGGAATGCGAACAACTTTACTATAATGGGGCGGAAGAAGTACTAGAGGCATAG
- a CDS encoding SaoD/DsrE family protein, protein MKVAYVFTHPRCGTYKLGQMILPQLEAGVHGVQVVGMFFFDDNCFVLRRGDPIGERLAKVAKEQNILLMMCDMCALERKLAVGEPRWCNPDGTGRQEPATCTVKDVVEGVTVGCFPDLYTALAANPPDQVISL, encoded by the coding sequence ATGAAAGTAGCCTATGTCTTCACTCACCCCCGCTGTGGGACATACAAGTTGGGGCAGATGATCCTACCTCAGTTAGAGGCAGGGGTGCATGGGGTGCAGGTGGTGGGGATGTTTTTCTTTGATGACAACTGCTTTGTCCTGCGCCGGGGAGACCCGATCGGGGAGCGTCTGGCTAAAGTGGCTAAGGAGCAAAACATCCTGTTGATGATGTGCGATATGTGTGCTTTAGAGCGCAAATTAGCAGTGGGTGAACCCCGTTGGTGTAATCCTGATGGGACGGGGCGCCAAGAACCAGCTACTTGTACAGTCAAAGACGTGGTGGAGGGGGTGACAGTGGGTTGTTTTCCCGATCTATACACAGCATTGGCGGCTAATCCCCCCGATCAAGTGATCTCTCTGTAG
- the moeB gene encoding molybdopterin-synthase adenylyltransferase MoeB translates to MDAVTLSKDEYERYSRHIILPEVGLEGQKQLKAAKVLCIGTGGLGSPLLLYLAAAGVGRIGIVDFDVVDASNLQRQIIHGTSWVGKPKIQSAKQRILDINPYCQVDLYETRLTAANALDIIAPYDIVVDGTDNFPTRYLVNDACVLLGKPNVYGSIFRFEGQATVFNYQDGPNYRDLYPDPPPPGLVPSCAEGGVLGVLPGVIGTIQATETIKIILGKGTTLSGRLLLYDALQMKFRELKLRPNPVRPVIEKLIDYEQFCGIPQMQQSSSDVPEITVRELKEILDRNTGEYVLVDVRNPNEYEIAAIPGAILVPLPEIEQGPGIEKIRSLAAGHKLLVHCKAGGRSAKAVKILQQAGIPGINVKGGILAWAQEIDPSVPRY, encoded by the coding sequence ATGGACGCAGTAACCCTCAGCAAAGACGAGTACGAAAGGTATTCCCGCCACATCATCCTGCCCGAAGTTGGTTTAGAAGGACAGAAGCAACTGAAAGCAGCTAAAGTTTTGTGTATTGGCACAGGGGGGCTGGGTTCTCCCCTCTTGCTCTACCTGGCAGCGGCTGGGGTGGGGCGCATAGGCATTGTCGATTTTGATGTTGTCGATGCTTCCAACCTGCAAAGGCAGATTATTCATGGCACTTCCTGGGTGGGTAAACCTAAGATTCAATCGGCTAAGCAACGTATCCTGGACATCAATCCCTATTGTCAAGTTGACCTCTACGAAACTCGCCTTACTGCTGCTAATGCCCTCGATATTATTGCTCCCTACGACATTGTAGTCGATGGCACTGATAACTTCCCCACCCGCTATCTGGTTAACGATGCCTGTGTGCTCCTGGGTAAACCAAATGTCTACGGCTCTATCTTCCGCTTCGAGGGGCAGGCTACAGTCTTTAACTACCAGGACGGACCTAACTACCGCGATCTCTATCCCGATCCACCCCCCCCTGGTCTTGTGCCTTCCTGTGCCGAAGGTGGCGTGTTGGGCGTGCTGCCTGGAGTAATTGGTACTATCCAAGCTACGGAAACGATCAAAATCATTCTAGGCAAAGGTACAACCCTGAGCGGTCGCCTCCTCCTCTACGATGCGCTGCAGATGAAGTTCCGCGAGCTAAAATTGCGTCCCAACCCTGTCCGCCCCGTGATAGAAAAACTGATAGATTATGAACAGTTCTGCGGTATTCCCCAAATGCAACAGTCCTCTAGCGATGTCCCTGAAATAACGGTGCGGGAACTCAAGGAGATTCTCGATCGCAATACGGGCGAATATGTCCTAGTGGATGTCCGTAATCCCAATGAATATGAAATTGCGGCGATTCCTGGTGCCATTCTTGTCCCTCTGCCAGAAATTGAACAGGGTCCTGGCATCGAAAAAATCCGCTCCCTCGCTGCGGGTCACAAATTGCTCGTCCATTGCAAAGCAGGAGGACGATCGGCTAAGGCAGTTAAAATCCTGCAACAGGCAGGCATCCCAGGCATAAATGTCAAAGGTGGTATCCTAGCTTGGGCGCAAGAGATTGACCCCTCTGTACCCCGCTACTAA